One window of Aerococcus tenax genomic DNA carries:
- a CDS encoding MIP/aquaporin family protein, whose amino-acid sequence MATEVIGEFLGTLILVLLGDGVCANVNLARTKGHNAGWLTITIGWGLAVMVAAYASGYLSPAHLNPAVTIAFAIEGSTPWSSVPAYIIGQMLGAFLGAVILWLHYRDHFNVTEDPDMILGSFATAPEIYAPANNLISEAIGTFILTFGIMSFAQNDLAPGLSTALVGGLIVSIGASLGGPTGYAINPARDLGPRIAHAILPIPHKGDSDWSYAWVPVVGPIIGGVLAAIVFQWIP is encoded by the coding sequence ATGGCGACAGAAGTAATCGGTGAGTTTTTAGGGACACTCATTCTGGTCCTTTTAGGGGATGGGGTTTGTGCTAATGTCAATTTAGCACGGACCAAGGGACATAATGCCGGCTGGTTAACTATAACAATTGGCTGGGGCTTGGCGGTTATGGTGGCTGCCTATGCTTCAGGTTATTTAAGCCCAGCCCATCTGAATCCTGCAGTGACCATTGCCTTTGCGATTGAAGGTTCGACACCATGGTCCTCAGTGCCTGCCTATATTATTGGACAAATGCTAGGTGCTTTCTTAGGGGCAGTGATTTTATGGCTTCATTATCGGGATCATTTTAATGTAACAGAAGATCCTGACATGATATTAGGAAGCTTTGCTACCGCTCCTGAGATTTATGCACCAGCTAACAATTTAATCAGTGAGGCGATTGGCACCTTTATTTTAACTTTTGGAATCATGTCCTTTGCTCAAAATGACCTGGCTCCTGGTTTGTCTACTGCCTTGGTAGGGGGATTGATTGTCAGCATCGGGGCTTCCTTAGGAGGACCGACGGGATATGCGATTAATCCAGCCCGCGACTTAGGGCCTCGGATTGCCCATGCGATTTTACCAATCCCCCACAAGGGAGATTCAGACTGGTCATACGCTTGGGTACCCGTTGTCGGACCCATCATTGGTGGTGTGTTAGCTGCCATTGTCTTTCAGTGGATACCCTAA
- the glpO gene encoding type 1 glycerol-3-phosphate oxidase produces MTFSVKNRQQALTKLQERTLDLLVIGGGITGAGVALQAAASGLETGLIEMQDFAEGTSSRSTKLVHGGIRYLKNFDVEVVADTVSERAVVQQIAPHIPKPDPMVIPIYDEEGATFTMFRLKVAMDLYDSLAGVSDSSYANTVLSKEEVLQHVPGLKEEGLQGGGQYLDFNNSDIRLVIENIKRAHQDGALVASRVEAIGYLYDQEGKINGVKALDHLSNESFDIHARYVINTTGPWSDETRNLDEEDNRIEMMRPTKGIHLVIDASRLKVSQPVYFDSGYDDGRMIFVIPREDKTYFGTTDTDYTGDYKHPEVEADDVNYLIGAVNNRFPEAKISIDDIESSWAGLRPLIAGNSASDYNGGDSGKINDQSFEDLIAVVKGYLNEEKTRDQVERTVANLEGSLSEETLDPSQVSRGSSLERDENGLITLAGGKITDYRKMAAGAMEKIIKLLKEEHDKSFRLINSKTYPVSGGEINPANIEGEFSSYAQMGVKRGLSKEEAYYLAAFYGSNVPKVYALIDQVPEIEGLSLAETIMLYYALEEEMVLTPVDYFLRRTNYMLFMRDRLDHLLEPVVQAMSDYFDWDDQSRQAYQKELEETLANNDLVDLKKKANS; encoded by the coding sequence ATGACATTTTCTGTTAAAAATAGACAACAAGCTCTGACCAAATTACAAGAACGTACCCTAGACTTATTGGTCATTGGCGGCGGAATTACTGGAGCAGGGGTAGCCTTGCAAGCAGCAGCGAGTGGTTTAGAAACCGGTTTAATCGAAATGCAAGATTTTGCGGAAGGCACCAGTAGTCGGTCCACCAAGCTAGTCCACGGTGGTATCCGCTATTTAAAAAACTTTGATGTGGAAGTGGTTGCCGATACGGTTAGTGAACGGGCAGTCGTTCAACAAATTGCCCCTCACATTCCTAAACCTGACCCGATGGTTATTCCCATCTACGATGAAGAGGGCGCTACTTTTACGATGTTTCGCTTGAAAGTAGCTATGGACCTCTATGATTCCTTAGCTGGGGTGAGCGATTCTAGCTATGCCAATACCGTTCTATCCAAAGAAGAAGTTCTCCAACATGTGCCAGGTTTAAAAGAAGAAGGCTTACAAGGTGGAGGCCAATATCTAGACTTTAACAATAGCGATATCCGTTTGGTGATTGAAAATATCAAAAGAGCTCACCAAGATGGTGCCCTGGTTGCTAGTCGAGTAGAAGCGATCGGCTATCTCTATGATCAAGAGGGCAAGATCAATGGCGTAAAGGCACTAGATCACTTAAGTAATGAAAGCTTTGATATTCACGCCCGCTATGTCATCAATACGACCGGACCATGGAGTGATGAAACCCGCAATCTCGATGAAGAAGACAACCGTATCGAAATGATGCGTCCTACTAAAGGGATTCACCTGGTTATTGATGCCAGCCGTTTAAAAGTCAGTCAGCCGGTTTACTTTGATTCGGGCTATGACGATGGTCGGATGATTTTTGTCATTCCTCGGGAAGACAAGACCTATTTTGGCACGACTGATACCGACTACACGGGTGATTACAAACATCCTGAAGTAGAGGCTGATGATGTTAACTATCTCATTGGAGCTGTCAACAATCGCTTCCCTGAGGCTAAGATAAGTATCGATGATATTGAGTCCTCCTGGGCCGGTTTGAGACCGCTCATCGCCGGAAACAGTGCTTCTGACTATAATGGTGGAGACTCAGGTAAAATTAATGACCAAAGCTTTGAGGATTTAATTGCTGTGGTTAAGGGTTACTTAAATGAAGAAAAAACACGAGACCAAGTGGAACGTACTGTCGCTAACTTGGAAGGCTCCTTATCGGAAGAAACTCTAGACCCTTCTCAAGTATCACGGGGATCTAGTCTAGAACGTGATGAAAACGGCTTAATTACTCTCGCCGGCGGAAAAATTACTGACTACCGGAAGATGGCTGCCGGGGCTATGGAAAAAATTATTAAGCTCCTCAAAGAGGAACACGATAAATCCTTCCGCCTAATTAATTCAAAAACCTATCCTGTTTCTGGTGGGGAAATTAATCCGGCTAATATCGAAGGAGAGTTCTCCTCTTATGCTCAAATGGGGGTAAAACGAGGTTTATCTAAAGAAGAAGCTTATTATCTAGCAGCCTTTTACGGATCTAATGTCCCTAAGGTATATGCCTTAATTGACCAAGTGCCAGAGATTGAAGGCTTGTCTTTAGCTGAAACCATCATGCTTTATTATGCCCTAGAAGAGGAAATGGTTCTTACCCCTGTTGATTACTTTTTACGTCGGACCAACTACATGCTCTTCATGCGTGACCGCTTAGACCACTTACTTGAACCCGTCGTTCAAGCCATGAGTGATTATTTTGACTGGGATGATCAAAGTCGTCAAGCTTACCAAAAGGAATTAGAAGAAACACTGGCCAACAATGATCTTGTTGACTTAAAGAAGAAGGCTAATAGCTAA
- the glpK gene encoding glycerol kinase GlpK, giving the protein MEEYILAIDQGTTSTRAVIYNHQGESIGSYQKEFDQIFPKPGWVEHNANQIWNSVQSVIAGAFIETGIKPRQIKGIGITNQRETTVIWDKETGRPIYNAIVWQSRQTSSIADQLIADGHKDMIQEKTGLVVDPYFSATKIRWILDQVDGAQERAENGELLFGTIDTWIVWKLTDGAVHVTDYSNASRTMLFNVKDLEWDQEILDLLNIPRELLPEVKSNSEVYGKTIPFHFYGAEVPISGMAGDQQAALFGQLALEPGMVKNTYGTGAFIIMNMGTDFQVSENNLLTTIAYGLNGEVTYALEGSIFVAGSAIQWLRDQMGLIEDSPQSEDLAKQSKDDDEVYVVPAFTGLGAPHWDSRARGAVFGLTRGTNRNDFVKATLQSLAYQTRDIIDTMELDTGIDINLLKVDGGAAMNDYLMQFQADILGIEIARAKNLETTALGAAYLAGLAVDFWKDTDELKSLQSTGQNFTPSMNNAHKEQLYRGWKQAVKATRVFTADE; this is encoded by the coding sequence ATGGAAGAATACATTTTAGCAATAGACCAGGGAACAACAAGTACACGAGCCGTGATTTATAATCACCAAGGAGAAAGTATCGGTTCCTATCAAAAGGAATTTGACCAAATCTTTCCTAAGCCTGGTTGGGTCGAACACAATGCCAATCAAATTTGGAACTCTGTCCAGTCAGTCATTGCCGGAGCCTTTATTGAGACGGGAATTAAGCCGCGTCAAATCAAAGGAATTGGGATAACCAATCAACGGGAAACGACGGTAATTTGGGACAAGGAAACTGGGCGTCCTATTTATAACGCCATTGTCTGGCAATCGCGTCAAACTAGCAGTATAGCTGACCAACTAATAGCTGATGGCCATAAAGACATGATTCAAGAGAAAACAGGTTTAGTGGTTGACCCCTATTTTTCAGCGACTAAAATTCGTTGGATCTTAGACCAGGTTGATGGCGCTCAAGAGCGAGCAGAAAATGGAGAATTACTCTTTGGGACCATTGATACATGGATCGTCTGGAAATTAACCGACGGCGCTGTCCATGTGACGGATTATTCGAACGCTAGTCGGACCATGTTATTCAACGTGAAGGATTTAGAATGGGACCAGGAAATCCTAGACTTATTAAATATCCCGCGTGAACTTCTGCCTGAAGTCAAATCCAATTCAGAAGTTTACGGCAAAACGATTCCTTTCCACTTTTATGGTGCGGAGGTTCCGATTTCTGGAATGGCGGGGGACCAACAAGCTGCCTTGTTTGGTCAACTTGCCTTAGAGCCAGGTATGGTGAAAAACACCTACGGCACGGGCGCCTTTATCATCATGAATATGGGGACTGATTTTCAAGTCTCAGAGAACAATCTGTTGACTACTATTGCCTACGGGTTGAATGGAGAAGTCACTTATGCCCTAGAAGGGTCGATTTTTGTGGCCGGTTCAGCGATCCAATGGCTCAGAGACCAGATGGGTTTGATTGAGGACTCTCCTCAGTCAGAAGATCTGGCTAAACAATCTAAAGATGATGATGAGGTTTATGTGGTTCCTGCCTTTACAGGACTCGGAGCACCCCACTGGGATTCCAGGGCACGGGGAGCCGTATTTGGCCTCACCCGGGGAACGAACCGCAATGACTTTGTTAAGGCGACTTTGCAGTCTTTAGCTTATCAGACTCGGGATATTATCGATACCATGGAACTAGATACAGGCATTGATATTAACCTATTAAAGGTCGATGGCGGAGCTGCTATGAACGATTATCTCATGCAATTCCAAGCGGATATTCTAGGTATTGAAATTGCTCGGGCCAAAAACCTAGAAACTACTGCCTTAGGTGCTGCATATTTAGCTGGCTTAGCAGTAGACTTTTGGAAAGATACTGATGAATTGAAGAGTTTACAAAGTACTGGACAAAACTTTACCCCTTCAATGAATAATGCCCATAAAGAACAACTTTATCGTGGTTGGAAACAGGCAGTGAAAGCTACCCGCGTCTTTACAGCAGATGAATAA
- the ltrA gene encoding group II intron reverse transcriptase/maturase produces the protein MGKAEKLRKQRSLQRNKVEPEKYVDVLSGRAIEYMKRHDGSLMSLVVREENLMRAAQLVRKNKGAAGIDGVSAEAAEAEVRKYLRPLQQKLMNATYKPQPVKRVEIPKANGGVRRLGIPVVRDRIVQQAIRQVIEPIIDPQLSPYSHGFRKGKSAHSALKQCVDYYETGYKVVVDCDLKNCFDNFNQDKMIHYLEQMVKDPAISRILRRFMSAGVIDMSGQFIDSHTGTPQGGVISPLLCNVYLNELDRELERRGHRFVRYADDFAIFVKSKRAGERVLKSITTYIEKDLRLTVNHEKSQVGSPTRLKFLGCLIKPTRKGCRFRPTNEAKKKFKAKLKRLTSRKRPGTFKTIVKEINQVTQGWINYFGVGYIKTYIEEIEQWLNHRLRQLILKRWKNCRTKIIRLMRLGLDSESAKRIAFSRKKYWRLSKTPEVHYALTTKRLRQWGLKSLTLLAESAYLRY, from the coding sequence ATGGGAAAAGCAGAAAAGTTGCGGAAGCAACGCAGCCTACAGAGGAATAAGGTGGAACCTGAAAAGTATGTAGATGTGCTTAGTGGTAGAGCTATTGAATATATGAAAAGACATGATGGGTCTCTAATGAGTCTCGTTGTCAGAGAAGAAAACCTCATGCGAGCAGCTCAATTAGTTCGTAAGAACAAAGGAGCAGCTGGTATTGATGGTGTTTCCGCAGAAGCTGCGGAAGCTGAAGTAAGAAAGTATCTTAGACCCTTACAACAGAAATTGATGAATGCAACATATAAACCTCAACCGGTCAAGCGGGTAGAAATTCCCAAAGCCAATGGAGGAGTTCGTCGATTAGGTATTCCTGTGGTCAGGGATCGCATTGTTCAACAAGCCATTCGACAAGTGATTGAACCAATCATAGATCCTCAACTATCACCTTATAGTCATGGCTTTCGTAAAGGCAAGAGTGCACATAGTGCACTGAAACAATGTGTCGACTATTACGAAACAGGCTATAAAGTTGTGGTTGATTGCGATCTAAAGAATTGTTTCGATAATTTTAATCAAGATAAAATGATTCATTACTTGGAACAAATGGTAAAAGATCCAGCGATATCACGTATTCTTAGACGTTTTATGAGTGCAGGTGTTATTGATATGTCTGGTCAATTTATTGACAGTCATACGGGTACCCCTCAAGGGGGTGTTATTTCACCGCTTCTATGTAATGTTTATTTAAATGAATTGGATAGAGAATTAGAACGTCGTGGACATCGTTTTGTACGTTACGCAGATGACTTTGCGATTTTCGTCAAATCTAAGCGAGCAGGAGAACGTGTGCTAAAAAGTATTACTACTTACATTGAAAAAGATCTTCGATTAACCGTTAACCATGAGAAAAGTCAAGTGGGTTCGCCAACCCGTTTAAAATTCTTGGGTTGCCTTATCAAGCCTACCCGAAAGGGTTGTCGTTTTCGTCCGACGAATGAAGCGAAGAAGAAATTCAAAGCAAAGTTAAAACGTCTGACAAGTCGAAAGCGACCAGGTACCTTTAAAACCATTGTAAAAGAGATCAACCAAGTCACACAAGGTTGGATCAACTATTTTGGAGTAGGCTATATTAAAACCTATATTGAAGAGATAGAACAATGGTTAAACCATCGCCTAAGGCAACTCATTTTGAAGCGATGGAAAAACTGTCGAACGAAGATTATACGCCTCATGCGGTTGGGATTGGATAGTGAAAGCGCGAAGCGTATTGCTTTCTCACGCAAGAAGTATTGGCGTCTATCCAAGACACCGGAGGTGCACTACGCTCTGACAACAAAAAGACTCCGTCAGTGGGGATTAAAATCATTAACCCTCCTGGCGGAGTCTGCCTATTTAAGATATTGA
- a CDS encoding acetate/propionate family kinase, with protein MSKVFALNAGSSSLKFSIYEIPSEEVVASGVIDRIGLGDSNITIKYNGEKHQDVKDVMDHDQATKTLLDKLESLNIIEDYDEIAGTGHRVVAGGERFKESALIDEEGLKTIEDLSEYAPLHNPAEAQVIRAFQELLPGKPAVAAFDTSFHTTMPEKAYLYGTPYEYYEKYGARRYGAHGTSHKYVSQRAAELMDKSVEEVNIITCHIGNGASITAVQGGQSIDTSMGFTPVAGVVMGTRSGDVDPSLLEFVMRKENLSMEEMLAVLNNKSGLLGISGVSSDMRDVEAAADQGNERAKIALDVYVNAVKRYIGSYLFELNGADAIVFTAGVGENSPEFRQAVLENTDRLGIELDKERNESVEEGLISTDDSKVKVFVIPTDEELMIVRDTVRLGNIK; from the coding sequence ATGTCTAAAGTATTTGCTTTAAATGCTGGATCATCCAGTTTAAAATTCTCAATTTATGAAATACCTAGTGAAGAAGTTGTTGCTTCTGGTGTGATTGACCGTATTGGTCTAGGTGATTCTAACATTACCATTAAATATAATGGTGAAAAACATCAAGACGTTAAAGATGTGATGGATCATGACCAAGCAACTAAAACTTTATTAGATAAGTTAGAAAGCTTGAATATCATTGAAGATTACGATGAAATTGCTGGTACTGGGCACCGTGTTGTAGCCGGTGGTGAAAGATTCAAGGAATCAGCACTGATTGATGAAGAAGGCCTTAAAACGATCGAAGACCTTAGTGAATATGCCCCCTTGCATAATCCTGCTGAAGCGCAAGTCATTCGTGCCTTCCAAGAATTACTTCCTGGCAAACCTGCTGTTGCTGCCTTTGATACTTCATTCCATACAACTATGCCTGAAAAAGCATATCTTTATGGAACTCCTTATGAATACTATGAAAAATATGGTGCTCGCCGTTACGGGGCTCACGGAACCTCACATAAATACGTTTCCCAACGTGCTGCAGAATTAATGGACAAATCCGTCGAAGAGGTTAACATCATTACCTGCCACATTGGTAATGGGGCTTCAATTACCGCTGTTCAAGGCGGCCAATCCATTGACACATCCATGGGCTTCACCCCAGTAGCAGGGGTTGTTATGGGAACCCGTTCAGGTGATGTAGACCCTTCTTTACTGGAATTTGTTATGCGTAAAGAAAATCTAAGCATGGAAGAAATGCTTGCCGTTCTTAATAATAAATCTGGTTTATTAGGCATATCAGGGGTATCTTCTGACATGCGCGACGTTGAAGCAGCTGCTGACCAAGGCAATGAACGGGCAAAAATTGCCTTAGACGTTTATGTCAATGCAGTTAAACGTTACATCGGTTCTTACTTATTCGAATTAAATGGAGCGGATGCCATTGTCTTTACAGCTGGTGTGGGGGAAAATTCTCCAGAATTCCGTCAAGCAGTCCTAGAAAATACTGATAGACTAGGTATTGAATTAGACAAGGAACGTAACGAATCGGTTGAAGAAGGCTTAATTTCAACCGATGATTCTAAAGTAAAAGTCTTTGTCATTCCAACAGATGAAGAATTAATGATCGTTCGTGATACGGTGCGTTTAGGAAATATTAAATAA
- a CDS encoding L-lactate dehydrogenase, with the protein MSEIHDAKIILIGDGSVGSAFAYHNVITGVGRELGIIDINQDKVYGDVLDLEDATPFSPRKHIFQATYEDCKDADIVVFTAGIPQKPGGETRLDLVDKNLPIFKDMVGQVVDSGFDGIFVVASNPVDILTYATWKFSGFPSEKVIGTGTSLDSARFRVEIAKALDVDPRDVTAYILGEHGDTEFGAWSHVLIGGQPIEKFATSDNRLDQQARQDEITDYVRNKAYDIINGKGATYYGIGSCINRICRAILNNERATLPVSALLEDNYQQDDIYIGTPAIIGSQGIEQVIELELTEREQGFMDNSANAMRKIIEDSFAKLEDK; encoded by the coding sequence ATGTCAGAAATTCATGATGCTAAAATTATTCTAATCGGTGATGGTTCTGTCGGCTCAGCTTTTGCTTACCACAATGTCATTACTGGTGTTGGCCGTGAACTAGGTATCATCGATATCAATCAGGACAAGGTCTATGGTGATGTTCTTGATTTGGAAGACGCTACACCTTTCTCTCCGCGTAAACACATCTTCCAAGCGACTTACGAAGACTGTAAGGATGCCGATATTGTTGTCTTTACTGCTGGTATTCCTCAAAAACCAGGTGGAGAAACCCGTCTCGACTTAGTCGACAAAAATTTACCTATCTTTAAAGACATGGTCGGTCAAGTGGTCGACTCTGGTTTTGATGGGATTTTTGTAGTTGCTTCCAATCCAGTTGATATCTTAACTTACGCCACTTGGAAATTCTCTGGTTTCCCAAGTGAAAAAGTAATCGGGACTGGCACCTCACTCGATAGTGCCCGCTTTAGAGTTGAAATTGCCAAGGCCCTAGATGTCGATCCTCGTGATGTGACTGCTTATATCCTCGGAGAGCATGGGGATACAGAATTTGGTGCTTGGTCTCACGTTCTCATTGGTGGCCAACCCATTGAAAAATTTGCTACCAGCGATAACCGCCTTGACCAACAAGCTCGTCAAGATGAAATCACCGACTATGTAAGAAATAAAGCCTATGACATTATTAACGGCAAAGGGGCTACTTATTATGGGATTGGTAGTTGTATCAACCGTATCTGTCGGGCCATTTTGAATAATGAGCGAGCTACCCTACCCGTTTCAGCCCTGCTTGAAGATAACTACCAACAAGACGATATCTATATTGGTACGCCTGCGATTATAGGTAGTCAAGGGATTGAACAAGTGATTGAATTAGAATTAACCGAACGTGAACAAGGTTTCATGGATAATTCAGCCAATGCGATGCGTAAGATTATCGAAGATTCCTTTGCAAAATTAGAAGATAAGTAG
- a CDS encoding SprT family protein — MKEQDLEHLVRKIAAQNFAFSFQGQVTWNPRLRTTGGRFIPRQDRLEFNPKVLEILGKDALIGIIKHELCHYYLFHRGQPYQHKDKAFKDLLKSVDGLRFTPALGDNVPRYIYRCKRCGQKYYRQRRMNIKKYACGKCRGPISLIDR, encoded by the coding sequence ATGAAAGAGCAAGACTTAGAACACTTAGTTAGAAAAATTGCGGCCCAAAATTTTGCTTTTTCCTTTCAGGGGCAGGTGACTTGGAATCCGCGTTTACGCACGACAGGAGGGCGGTTCATTCCCCGCCAAGATCGTTTAGAATTCAATCCCAAAGTCTTAGAAATTTTAGGAAAAGATGCTTTAATAGGAATCATTAAGCATGAGCTTTGTCATTACTATTTATTTCATAGGGGGCAGCCCTACCAACATAAAGATAAGGCCTTTAAAGACTTACTTAAATCAGTTGATGGCTTACGCTTTACGCCAGCTTTAGGGGATAATGTCCCCAGATATATTTATCGTTGTAAGCGCTGCGGTCAAAAATATTATCGTCAGCGAAGGATGAATATAAAAAAATACGCTTGTGGGAAATGTCGAGGGCCCATAAGTCTCATCGATCGCTAA
- a CDS encoding Tex family protein, giving the protein MTNQLIEKLQQELPDYKSYQIENVITMLNEGNTVPFIARYRKERTGSLDEVAIQSIQEAYEYQEHLEERKETIIKAVDEQGKLTDALKKEILEADQLQALEDLYAPYKKKRRTKATKAKEQGLEPLAEWLKTNPLSGSIEEEAEKYINDQVDSGEEALAGAHEILCEWISEVAKYRSHSRQYVWEKGYLASKKRAQAEDEKETYAIYYDFAAPLSELKSYQVLAINRAEKEKVVSVSLDIKTEPLIQTISADLIVKDSIAAPLLEKAIEDSLDRFLLPQAFRAIRTQVTEAAEDHAIDNFSENLKNLLMQQPLKGQVVLGWDPAYRTGCKLAVLDETGQVLDKTVVYPTPPHNKKEAAAKTVTDLVEKYQIGIIAIGNGTASRESEEFVAQMIQDNQLSCRYTIVSESGASVYSASEIARKEFPDYQVEERSAVSIGRRLQDPLAELVKIDPKAIGVGQYQHDVNQTKLNDQLNFTVELVVNRVGVELNTASASLLRHVAGLTKTVAKNIVTYRNENGKFDSRKDLHDVPRLGPKAFEQAAGFLRIAEGKNILDNTGIHPESYAVTEAILAADNIDPNTIRDDDVHLKIKNWNINRLCQKYDIGRETLKDIQKALLVPGRDPRSQVAGPVLRQDVVKLEDLKPGMALQGTVRNVVDFGAFVDIGVKQDGLVHISKMSHHFVKDPQAVVAVGDIVDVWVDSVDVQKGRIGLTMLAPQ; this is encoded by the coding sequence ATGACTAATCAATTAATCGAAAAGTTGCAGCAAGAACTGCCCGATTATAAAAGCTATCAAATTGAAAATGTAATTACTATGCTTAATGAAGGCAATACGGTACCCTTCATTGCTCGCTACCGTAAAGAAAGAACCGGCTCCTTAGATGAAGTAGCCATTCAATCGATTCAGGAGGCCTATGAATACCAAGAACATTTAGAGGAACGTAAAGAGACCATTATTAAAGCCGTTGATGAGCAGGGCAAATTAACTGATGCCTTAAAGAAGGAAATTCTAGAAGCCGACCAATTACAAGCCTTGGAAGACTTATATGCTCCCTATAAGAAGAAACGGCGGACTAAGGCCACCAAGGCTAAAGAGCAGGGCTTAGAGCCCCTAGCGGAATGGTTAAAGACAAATCCACTCTCCGGGTCGATTGAAGAAGAAGCTGAAAAATATATCAATGACCAGGTAGATTCGGGAGAAGAAGCTTTAGCCGGAGCCCACGAGATCTTGTGTGAATGGATTAGTGAAGTGGCTAAGTATCGTTCCCATAGCCGGCAATATGTCTGGGAAAAAGGTTATTTAGCTAGTAAAAAGCGGGCCCAAGCCGAAGATGAAAAAGAAACCTATGCGATTTATTATGACTTTGCTGCCCCGCTAAGTGAGCTCAAATCTTACCAGGTCCTAGCGATTAACCGGGCCGAAAAAGAAAAAGTGGTCAGCGTTTCTTTAGATATTAAGACCGAGCCTTTGATACAAACAATCAGTGCTGATTTAATTGTTAAAGATTCAATTGCTGCCCCTCTGCTAGAAAAGGCTATCGAAGATAGTCTGGATCGTTTTCTTTTGCCACAAGCCTTTCGGGCCATTCGGACTCAAGTCACAGAAGCAGCGGAAGACCATGCCATTGATAATTTTAGTGAAAACCTGAAAAATCTATTGATGCAACAGCCTTTAAAAGGGCAAGTCGTCCTGGGATGGGATCCAGCCTATCGTACGGGCTGCAAGCTGGCCGTATTAGATGAAACTGGACAGGTTTTGGACAAAACCGTGGTTTATCCTACCCCGCCACATAATAAAAAGGAAGCTGCAGCAAAGACGGTCACAGACTTGGTTGAAAAATATCAAATTGGTATTATTGCGATTGGTAATGGGACAGCCAGCCGGGAATCGGAAGAATTTGTCGCCCAAATGATCCAAGATAATCAGTTAAGTTGTCGCTATACCATAGTTAGCGAAAGTGGTGCCTCAGTCTACTCAGCTAGTGAAATTGCCCGTAAAGAATTTCCTGATTACCAAGTGGAGGAACGCTCAGCGGTAAGTATTGGTCGTCGCTTACAGGATCCCTTAGCAGAATTGGTTAAAATTGATCCCAAGGCTATCGGTGTGGGCCAGTACCAACATGACGTGAACCAGACTAAATTAAATGACCAATTAAATTTTACCGTTGAATTAGTAGTTAACCGGGTAGGTGTGGAGCTAAATACCGCTTCAGCCTCACTCTTAAGGCACGTGGCTGGTCTAACCAAGACGGTGGCTAAGAATATCGTGACTTATCGAAACGAAAACGGGAAATTTGATTCCCGTAAGGACCTACATGATGTTCCCCGTTTGGGACCAAAAGCCTTTGAACAAGCAGCTGGTTTTTTACGGATTGCGGAAGGAAAGAATATCCTCGATAATACCGGTATTCACCCTGAGTCTTATGCAGTAACTGAAGCCATCCTAGCTGCTGATAACATTGACCCGAATACTATTAGAGATGATGACGTCCATTTAAAAATTAAAAATTGGAATATTAATCGCCTTTGCCAAAAGTATGACATAGGTCGAGAAACCCTAAAAGACATCCAAAAAGCGCTCTTAGTTCCAGGGCGTGACCCCCGTAGTCAAGTGGCAGGCCCAGTGCTGCGCCAGGATGTCGTCAAACTGGAAGACCTCAAGCCAGGCATGGCCTTACAAGGGACAGTTCGCAATGTGGTCGATTTTGGCGCCTTTGTTGATATAGGGGTTAAGCAAGATGGTTTGGTACATATTTCAAAAATGAGTCATCATTTTGTCAAAGATCCCCAAGCTGTCGTTGCGGTGGGAGATATCGTTGACGTTTGGGTGGATTCCGTGGACGTTCAAAAAGGGCGCATTGGCCTAACAATGTTAGCACCTCAATAA